The following coding sequences are from one Acidobacteriota bacterium window:
- the purH gene encoding bifunctional phosphoribosylaminoimidazolecarboxamide formyltransferase/IMP cyclohydrolase, translating into MSGNVKIKRALISVSDKAGIVELAQYLQLNGVEILSTGGTARSLRESGVAVTDVSEVTGFPEMMDGRVKTLHPKIHGAFLALRDNAEHVAAMEQHGIEPIDLVVVNLYPFEETIAKEGVSLEEAIENIDIGGPAMIRSASKNWRSVAVVTDPRLYPDLVAEMKETAGSLSMETRKRLATLAYTRTASYDLAISSYLAEQLSDDELEQLEQFNPLGDMMFIDADDDEGEEYDLSNPLPPTLDSILDKVTDLRYGENPHQKAALYTTGNEGGIANAEQLLGKEMSYNNYVDAEAAWNLVQDFDDLAVAIIKHTNPSGVGLGSTNLEAYQRALATDPVSAFGGIVAFNRTVDAEAAEAVVKVFTEVVVAPDFSQGALDVFETKKNLRVLRVHPEMGATGLEVRQITGGMLVQQTDSHRLAEDMLRIVSNRRPTEDEIREMLFAWTVCKHVKSNAIVLAAGGRTIGVGAGQMNRVDSVRIAAMRAERFELPVKGSVLASDAFFPFRDNVDEAAKIGVAAIIQPGGSVKDEESIDAANEHGIVMAFTGIRHFKH; encoded by the coding sequence ATGTCAGGTAACGTTAAGATCAAGCGGGCTCTAATAAGTGTTTCGGACAAGGCGGGTATAGTTGAACTTGCCCAGTATCTTCAATTGAATGGTGTCGAGATCCTCTCGACCGGCGGCACGGCCCGCTCGCTTCGCGAAAGCGGCGTCGCCGTGACGGACGTCAGCGAAGTGACCGGCTTTCCTGAAATGATGGACGGCCGCGTCAAAACGCTCCACCCGAAGATCCATGGAGCATTCCTCGCCCTCCGCGACAACGCCGAGCACGTGGCGGCGATGGAGCAGCACGGAATCGAGCCGATCGATCTCGTTGTCGTTAACCTTTACCCCTTCGAAGAAACCATCGCCAAGGAAGGCGTTTCGCTTGAGGAAGCGATCGAGAATATCGACATCGGCGGCCCGGCGATGATCCGCTCGGCTTCAAAGAACTGGCGAAGTGTCGCGGTCGTCACCGATCCGCGGCTCTATCCCGACCTCGTCGCCGAGATGAAGGAGACCGCCGGATCGCTCTCAATGGAAACACGTAAGCGGTTGGCAACGCTCGCCTACACCCGCACGGCTAGCTACGACCTCGCGATCTCGTCCTACCTTGCCGAGCAGCTCTCGGACGATGAGCTCGAACAGCTCGAGCAATTCAACCCGCTCGGCGATATGATGTTCATCGACGCCGATGACGACGAGGGCGAAGAATACGACCTGAGCAACCCGCTCCCGCCGACGCTCGACAGCATTCTCGATAAGGTAACCGACCTTCGCTACGGCGAAAACCCGCACCAGAAAGCAGCCCTCTACACCACCGGAAACGAAGGCGGCATCGCCAATGCCGAGCAGCTTCTCGGCAAGGAGATGTCGTACAACAACTACGTCGATGCCGAGGCCGCCTGGAACCTTGTGCAGGACTTCGACGACCTCGCCGTCGCGATCATCAAACACACAAATCCCTCGGGTGTCGGGCTTGGCTCGACTAATCTTGAGGCCTACCAACGAGCCCTCGCGACCGATCCCGTTTCAGCATTTGGCGGCATCGTCGCCTTTAACCGAACGGTCGATGCCGAGGCGGCCGAGGCGGTTGTAAAGGTCTTTACTGAGGTCGTCGTCGCCCCGGATTTTTCGCAGGGCGCACTCGACGTTTTTGAAACGAAAAAGAATCTCCGCGTGCTTCGCGTTCACCCGGAGATGGGAGCGACCGGGCTTGAGGTCCGTCAGATCACAGGCGGGATGCTCGTCCAGCAAACCGATTCGCACCGCCTTGCCGAGGACATGCTCCGCATCGTCAGCAACCGCCGGCCGACCGAGGACGAGATCCGCGAGATGCTCTTCGCCTGGACCGTCTGCAAGCATGTGAAATCAAATGCGATCGTTCTTGCCGCAGGCGGCCGCACCATCGGCGTCGGTGCCGGACAGATGAACCGCGTCGATTCCGTCCGCATCGCAGCGATGCGGGCCGAACGCTTCGAGCTCCCGGTCAAGGGCTCGGTGCTCGCTTCGGACGCCTTCTTCCCGTTCCGCGATAACGTTGACGAGGCAGCAAAAATTGGCGTCGCGGCGATAATTCAGCCCGGCGGCTCGGTTAAGGACGAAGAATCGATCGACGCGGCGAACGAACACGGCATCGTGATGGCATTCACCGGTATCCGTCATTTTAAGCACTAG